The following are from one region of the Ptychodera flava strain L36383 chromosome 15, AS_Pfla_20210202, whole genome shotgun sequence genome:
- the LOC139151479 gene encoding beta-1,4 N-acetylgalactosaminyltransferase 2-like, with protein MKTSTFFTLLFVVGLMVVSILYSGFSCRDDKSDRSIRQRRPVADPRIPIFKSFNFQMDQSTIPNIEHYYEKMKTGSSSCDCPGLKHGPLTGMTRERQRKEHSEWTAENERNREPIAVCHAMSPISYLGSGISVEPLESVRLVGLRFHHDAIMLLQERYRGSELSIAFKTRAHLGTLYVDVPKDELPNVKVEGNATYELEIITRRHADALNSILEHVIFNSTQYVVKGRETIDVVFLDFKVSVNILVQRSVIPVLHDTGPRSSDISHKVTVATKTFGRYSAVNRLVRSIEKRYPNVTIVIADDSKNPEQIQGRHVKQYMMPFAEGLNAGKNLALSQIRTKYFLWVDDDFVFTDSTKLELMLAKLESPGAELDLVAGMLQDKGGGIRPCGKENCWRTMYHRQGKDGHCVHKGKLWQYKTVEEFPNCQVLDLVTDFWMAKTQAVRKTGGFDIELERIGHREFFVDAIGQLRIAQCDDVSILHAPVTNKEYEKYRRMEVQPSEKQRYVDHLLFKNGLQCFESWFPKLISKPLLNDQKRT; from the coding sequence ATGAAGACGTCAACGTTCTTCACACTCCTATTCGTTGTCGGACTTATGGTCGTATCAATCCTGTACAGTGGATTCAGTTGCCGTGATGACAAGTCTGACCGCAGTATACGACAGCGCCGCCCTGTGGCGGATCCCAGGATTCCAATTTTCAAGTCCTTCAACTTTCAAATGGACCAGTCCACGATTCCGAACATTGAACACTACTATGAGAAGATGAAAACGGGGAGTTCATCCTGTGACTGCCCTGGATTGAAACACGGCCCGCTGACTGGAATGACCAGGGAGAGACAGCGTAAAGAGCATTCGGAGTGGACAGCAGAAAATGAGCGCAACAGAGAACCGATCGCAGTTTGTCACGCCATGTCTCCGATCAGCTACCTTGGCAGCGGTATTTCCGTCGAGCCGTTGGAATCAGTGAGGCTGGTCGGTCTTCGTTTCCATCATGACGCCATCATGCTGTTACAAGAACGATACCGAGGTTCAGAATTGTCCATCGCGTTCAAGACAAGGGCGCATCTTGGTACCTTGTACGTAGATGTACCGAAAGATGAGCTTCCGAATGTAAAAGTTGAAGGAAATGCCACTTATGAGTTGGAAATAATTACCAGAAGGCATGCTGACGCCCTGAATAGTATTCTTGAACATGTTATATTCAACAGCACTCAGTATGTAGTCAAGGGAAGGGAAACAATAGATGTTGTGTTTTTAGATTTTAAGGTTTCTGTAAACATTCTTGTGCAACGCTCTGTAATACCAGTACTCCACGACACCGGTCCTAGAAGCAGCGACATCAGTCACAAAGTCACGGTGGCGACAAAGACCTTCGGGCGATACAGCGCCGTCAACAGACTCGTCCGAAGTATCGAAAAACGCTACCCGAATGTAACCATCGTGATTGCCGACGATTCCAAAAACCCTGAGCAAATACAAGGAAGACATGTCAAGCAGTACATGATGCCGTTTGCTGAGGGGCTGAACGCCGGCAAAAATCTCGCCCTGAGTCAAATAAGGACGAAATATTTCTTGTGGGTCGATGACGATTTCGTGTTCACTGATTCAACGAAGCTTGAGCTCATGTTAGCGAAGCTTGAATCGCCAGGTGCGGAGTTGGACCTGGTCGCCGGTATGCTACAAGACAAAGGTGGGGGCATTAGACCCTGCGGAAAGGAGAACTGTTGGCGCACTATGTATCATCGCCAAGGAAAAGATGGGCACTGCGTCCACAAAGGAAAGCTGTGGCAGTACAAAACCGTGGAGGAATTTCCAAACTGCCAAGTGTTAGATCTTGTCACAGACTTTTGGATGGCCAAAACCCAAGCGGTACGCAAGACTGGCGGATTTGACATCGAGTTGGAACGAATCGGCCATCGTGAGTTCTTCGTTGACGCCATTGGTCAACTCCGCATAGCCCAGTGTGACGATGTATCTATACTCCATGCACCGGTCACCAACAAAGAATACGAGAAGTACCGACGCATGGAAGTACAGCCCAGTGAAAAACAAAGATATGTCGACCATCTTCTCTTCAAGAACGGCCTGCAGTGTTTCGAGTCTTGGTTTCCGAAACTCATATCCAAACCGCTTTTAAATGACCAAAAACGCACCTAG